A stretch of Clostridium sp. BJN0001 DNA encodes these proteins:
- a CDS encoding phosphoribosylaminoimidazolecarboxamide formyltransferase: MKELQLKYGCNPNQKPARVYMEKGELPIEILNGRPGYINLLDAFNSFQLVKELKEATNLKAAASFKHVSPAGAAVAVPLNDKLKKMYMAQGKEISEMATAYIRARGADRMSSYGDFAALSDECDKDTAEFLLHEVSDGIIAPSYSDEALEILKRKRKGNYLVIKIDKDYTPREIERKQVFGVTFEQHRNNVKLSEEILKDNIPTKNKNIPEDARRDLLISLITLKYTQSNSVCYVKDGQAIGIGAGQQSRIHCTRLAGNKADIWFLRQSDKVLNLPFKEGLKRPDRDNAIDVYVSDDYMDLLKDGEWQRVFTEKPEVFTKEEKKEYLESISGVSLGSDAFFPFGDNIERASKSGVSYIAQPGGSIRDDNVIETCDKYNMAMAFTGIRLFHH, from the coding sequence ATGAAAGAATTACAGTTAAAATATGGATGCAATCCAAATCAAAAACCAGCAAGAGTTTATATGGAAAAAGGTGAACTTCCTATTGAAATATTAAATGGAAGACCTGGATATATTAATTTATTAGATGCTTTTAACAGTTTTCAACTTGTAAAAGAGCTTAAAGAAGCAACAAATCTTAAAGCAGCAGCATCATTTAAACATGTAAGTCCTGCAGGAGCAGCTGTTGCAGTTCCACTTAATGATAAGCTTAAAAAAATGTATATGGCTCAAGGAAAAGAGATTTCTGAAATGGCTACTGCTTATATAAGAGCAAGAGGTGCAGATAGAATGTCATCATATGGAGATTTTGCAGCATTATCTGATGAATGTGATAAAGATACAGCAGAATTTTTACTTCATGAGGTTTCAGATGGAATAATAGCACCTTCATATTCAGATGAAGCTCTTGAAATTTTAAAGAGAAAGCGCAAGGGAAATTATCTCGTAATTAAAATTGATAAAGATTATACACCTAGAGAAATAGAAAGGAAACAGGTTTTTGGAGTGACTTTTGAGCAGCATAGAAATAATGTTAAATTATCAGAAGAAATTCTTAAAGATAATATTCCAACTAAAAATAAGAATATACCTGAAGATGCAAGAAGAGACTTATTAATTTCTTTAATAACTTTAAAATATACACAATCAAATTCTGTATGTTACGTTAAAGATGGTCAGGCAATAGGAATAGGGGCAGGACAGCAGTCAAGAATACACTGCACAAGACTTGCAGGAAATAAAGCAGACATATGGTTCTTAAGACAAAGCGATAAGGTGTTAAATCTTCCATTTAAAGAAGGACTTAAAAGACCAGATAGAGATAATGCTATAGATGTATATGTATCAGATGATTATATGGATCTTTTAAAAGATGGAGAGTGGCAGAGAGTATTCACAGAAAAACCAGAAGTATTTACAAAAGAGGAGAAAAAAGAATATCTTGAAAGTATAAGTGGAGTTTCACTTGGTTCAGATGCATTTTTCCCATTTGGAGATAATATAGAGCGTGCTTCAAAAAGTGGTGTTTCTTATATTGCACAGCCTGGGGGATCTATAAGAGATGATAATGTAATTGAAACATGTGATAAGTATAATATGGCTATGGCATTTACAGGAATACGTTTATTCCACCATTAA
- a CDS encoding serpin family protein yields the protein MIIKKIALTLIFVLGITNFCSIGTYADDRYVWQNNNGKWYYYEDQNVLKGWQIYNNDWYYLGATGEMQTGWIQDAGKWYYLYSDGSMAHDTFIGDFEVGSDGAWIEKEKKYTFNEGVNKFCIDSSSQLLTGSNKDNNYTYSPVSLFMALAVLSEGADNDTKVDMMKGLNISEPDKLSTDFMNLYKKEIFKNDTGMCKIADSVWIDNNNKEVSFNKDILKKVQNNYNAGIFERDLQDSETSKEIASYLNEQTDDKLNLESSQFKALDNEVMDIFNTVYFKDSWLKAFDENDTAEDYFTLENGNKVSTDFMNKTYSTSINKGNNYVSCSIPFRNGQKMMFILPNEDINCDYMLNNKEELNEALSSLDSDTSQRVELSLSLPKFDFSSSYTLNDMLKKIGFENIYNTSAADFSKYSKDGELYVSNVKQQSRVSIDEYGAEAAAYTEISMVSSAAPDFNKEYYDMKLNRPFIFAITNNDNTPLFLGVVNNPNAK from the coding sequence ATGATAATTAAAAAAATAGCATTGACTTTAATTTTTGTTTTAGGAATAACAAATTTTTGTTCAATAGGAACATATGCAGATGATAGATATGTGTGGCAAAATAATAATGGCAAATGGTATTATTATGAAGATCAAAATGTTTTAAAAGGCTGGCAAATATATAACAATGACTGGTATTATTTAGGCGCTACTGGTGAAATGCAGACAGGTTGGATTCAAGATGCAGGAAAGTGGTATTATCTTTATTCTGATGGTTCAATGGCTCATGATACATTTATTGGTGATTTCGAAGTGGGTTCTGATGGAGCTTGGATTGAAAAAGAGAAGAAGTATACCTTTAATGAAGGAGTAAATAAATTCTGCATTGATTCATCTTCACAGCTTTTAACTGGCAGCAATAAAGATAATAACTACACTTATTCACCTGTAAGTTTATTTATGGCACTTGCAGTATTAAGTGAAGGTGCAGATAATGATACAAAAGTGGACATGATGAAAGGTTTAAATATAAGTGAACCTGATAAACTAAGCACAGATTTTATGAACCTTTATAAAAAAGAAATTTTTAAAAATGATACTGGAATGTGCAAAATAGCTGATTCTGTGTGGATAGATAATAATAATAAAGAAGTTTCTTTTAATAAAGATATATTAAAAAAAGTTCAGAACAATTATAATGCTGGAATATTTGAAAGAGATCTTCAAGACAGTGAAACTTCAAAGGAGATAGCCTCTTATTTGAATGAGCAGACTGATGATAAGTTAAATTTAGAAAGTTCTCAGTTTAAAGCATTAGATAATGAGGTTATGGACATATTTAATACAGTATATTTCAAAGATTCATGGCTTAAAGCATTTGATGAAAATGATACTGCAGAAGATTATTTTACTTTAGAAAATGGAAATAAAGTATCTACTGATTTTATGAATAAGACATATTCTACTTCAATTAATAAAGGAAACAATTATGTATCATGCTCAATTCCATTTAGAAATGGACAGAAAATGATGTTTATTCTTCCAAATGAAGATATAAATTGTGACTATATGTTAAATAATAAAGAGGAATTAAATGAAGCTTTATCTTCTCTTGATTCTGATACTTCACAGAGAGTAGAACTTTCATTATCACTTCCTAAATTTGATTTTTCATCTTCATATACTTTAAATGATATGTTAAAGAAAATTGGATTTGAAAATATTTATAATACTAGTGCTGCAGACTTTTCTAAATACAGTAAAGATGGAGAACTTTATGTTTCAAATGTAAAACAGCAGAGCAGGGTATCAATAGATGAATATGGTGCAGAAGCTGCCGCATATACTGAAATATCTATGGTTTCTAGTGCAGCTCCTGATTTTAATAAAGAGTATTACGATATGAAACTTAACAGACCATTTATATTTGCAATAACAAATAATGATAATACACCACTATTTTTAGGAGTGGTAAATAATCCTAATGCAAAGTAA
- a CDS encoding PadR family transcriptional regulator, which produces MVKLIILYYLNIKSTHGYEIQKFMQATGLDEWAKIKSGSIYYALNKMEKEGQVELLKEETLDSKVRKIYGITEKGKKELKECIKEELSQPLMPISIDKFILPITFKRLDKEDGYTIISKHIEELNKKLDYWKYLRTIKITDQSLKTEKISFDMIINVIEDSIRWHKALMEEYDEHIKCSVEEEKIIRNTDFDKASNDNKKNTSLDENKISELKNIILSDSHNSKKALEKLISMMKN; this is translated from the coding sequence ATGGTAAAATTAATAATTCTGTACTATTTAAACATAAAATCGACTCATGGATATGAAATTCAAAAGTTTATGCAAGCTACTGGACTTGATGAATGGGCAAAAATTAAATCGGGATCTATATACTATGCTTTAAATAAAATGGAAAAAGAAGGACAAGTAGAACTTTTAAAAGAAGAAACATTAGATTCTAAGGTAAGAAAAATTTATGGCATAACTGAAAAAGGGAAAAAAGAACTTAAAGAATGTATAAAAGAAGAACTTTCACAGCCGCTTATGCCTATATCTATTGATAAATTTATTCTACCAATTACGTTTAAAAGATTAGATAAGGAAGACGGATACACTATAATTTCAAAGCATATAGAAGAACTTAATAAGAAACTTGATTATTGGAAATACTTAAGAACCATTAAGATAACTGATCAGTCATTAAAGACAGAAAAGATATCGTTTGATATGATAATAAATGTCATAGAAGATTCAATAAGATGGCACAAAGCTCTTATGGAAGAATATGATGAACATATTAAATGCAGCGTTGAAGAAGAAAAAATAATAAGAAATACTGATTTTGATAAAGCTTCAAATGATAATAAAAAGAATACATCATTAGATGAAAACAAAATATCTGAATTAAAAAATATAATTTTAAGTGATTCTCATAATTCAAAAAAAGCTCTTGAAAAATTAATTTCTATGATGAAAAATTAG
- a CDS encoding sodium-dependent transporter, with the protein MKNRNTWSSRMTFILAAIGSAVGLGNAWRFPGLAGKYGGGAFLITYIIAMIVLGIPMLAMEIAIGRKTKQGAPGAFRSMNKKVEYVGWAATTNAFAIGVYYAAVFGWVIAMAIFSFKFAGMVKDSEAASNLFGQITQTSWTIKGVGVPMSMAFALAIAWILIYICIRKGTVSVGKVVKYTGLTLPLLFLIIMALKGLSMPGGPTGFVKLFVPDFGEITAKGLWSKLIIDAIGQVFYSLSIMMAIMIAYGSYLSENSNIAEDATIIAFADLGVSILSGIVMFTTMYGVGMTVDDMSVSGIATAFVIFPQAIVNLTNIGWFNALFGMIFYLCLCSLAVDSAFSILEGVSTALADRFKLNARRTTKTICIIAGIISIIFITQSGLAWLDILDNWTNQYNMIIIGALECIVVGWVFSPQKVLDEVNRNTSKYKIPKWWFRGSIKCIAPIALVVFCIWNLHTLFASGGVYGAESGYPLWSNIVAGWAVTFFVFFSGFVAKAIIKHKKNTGFEDDHIKKWD; encoded by the coding sequence ATGAAGAATAGAAATACTTGGTCGTCTAGAATGACATTTATTTTAGCGGCAATAGGATCGGCTGTTGGGCTTGGAAATGCATGGAGATTTCCAGGACTTGCAGGAAAATATGGCGGAGGAGCTTTTTTAATTACTTATATAATAGCAATGATTGTACTTGGGATACCAATGCTTGCTATGGAAATAGCCATAGGAAGAAAAACAAAGCAGGGAGCACCTGGTGCATTTAGATCAATGAACAAGAAAGTAGAATATGTAGGATGGGCGGCTACAACAAATGCTTTTGCTATAGGGGTATATTATGCGGCAGTATTTGGCTGGGTAATAGCAATGGCAATATTTAGTTTTAAATTTGCAGGCATGGTTAAAGATTCAGAGGCTGCAAGTAATTTATTTGGTCAGATTACTCAGACTTCATGGACAATAAAAGGAGTGGGCGTTCCAATGTCTATGGCTTTCGCACTTGCAATAGCATGGATATTAATATATATATGTATTCGTAAAGGTACAGTAAGTGTTGGTAAAGTTGTTAAATACACAGGACTTACTCTTCCATTATTATTTTTAATTATTATGGCCCTTAAAGGATTATCAATGCCAGGAGGACCTACAGGATTTGTTAAATTATTTGTTCCTGATTTTGGGGAAATTACAGCAAAAGGATTATGGTCAAAATTAATAATAGATGCAATAGGACAAGTATTTTATAGTCTTTCAATAATGATGGCTATAATGATTGCATATGGTTCATATCTTTCAGAGAATTCTAATATAGCAGAAGATGCAACAATAATTGCATTTGCAGATTTAGGAGTTAGTATTTTATCTGGAATAGTTATGTTTACAACAATGTATGGTGTAGGAATGACAGTCGATGATATGTCAGTGTCAGGCATTGCCACAGCTTTTGTTATTTTTCCACAGGCAATAGTCAATTTAACTAATATAGGATGGTTTAATGCATTATTTGGAATGATATTTTATTTATGCTTATGTTCACTTGCAGTAGACTCAGCTTTTTCTATTTTAGAAGGTGTTTCAACAGCACTAGCAGACAGATTCAAATTAAATGCAAGAAGAACTACAAAAACAATCTGTATTATAGCAGGAATTATATCAATAATATTTATAACTCAGTCTGGTCTTGCATGGCTTGATATTTTAGATAACTGGACAAATCAATATAACATGATAATAATAGGAGCATTAGAATGTATTGTTGTTGGATGGGTATTTAGTCCTCAGAAGGTATTAGATGAAGTTAATAGAAATACATCTAAATATAAAATTCCAAAATGGTGGTTTAGAGGCTCTATTAAATGTATAGCTCCTATTGCACTTGTAGTATTCTGCATTTGGAACCTTCATACATTATTTGCAAGTGGAGGAGTATATGGAGCAGAGTCAGGCTATCCGCTTTGGTCTAATATAGTAGCAGGATGGGCTGTAACATTCTTTGTATTCTTTAGTGGCTTTGTAGCGAAAGCTATTATAAAGCATAAGAAGAATACCGGTTTTGAAGACGATCATATTAAAAAGTGGGATTAA
- a CDS encoding methionyl aminopeptidase, whose amino-acid sequence MRLGRNDLCWCKSGLKYKNCHLEFDEKLSRLRRKGYIVPGRNLIKNKEQIEGIRESAKVNNGLLDLIQSEIKEGMSTNDIDKMAQEYVTIKGAVSADLNYEGYPKSICVSVNDVVCHGIPNENEILKNGDIVNVDATTNLNGYFSDASRMFKIGEVSEEADKLVKVTKECLELAVKIVKPGTFLGDIGEVIQKHAESNGYSVVREFCGHGVGLTMHEDPIVLHYGRRRTGMILVPGMVFTIEPMINQGGHEIFIDKRDGWVVRTVDGSLSAQWEHTLLVTEDGVEIISK is encoded by the coding sequence ATGAGATTAGGTAGAAATGATTTATGCTGGTGTAAAAGTGGCTTAAAGTATAAAAACTGTCATCTTGAATTTGATGAGAAGTTATCAAGATTAAGAAGAAAAGGATATATTGTTCCAGGCAGAAACTTAATAAAAAATAAAGAGCAGATTGAAGGAATAAGAGAAAGTGCTAAAGTAAATAATGGACTTCTTGATTTAATCCAAAGTGAGATTAAAGAAGGAATGTCAACAAATGATATAGATAAAATGGCACAGGAATATGTAACAATTAAAGGTGCTGTATCAGCAGATCTTAATTATGAAGGATATCCTAAGAGCATATGTGTATCTGTTAATGATGTTGTATGCCACGGAATTCCAAATGAAAATGAGATACTTAAAAATGGAGACATTGTAAATGTTGATGCAACAACTAATCTTAATGGATATTTTTCAGATGCTTCAAGAATGTTTAAGATAGGTGAAGTTTCAGAAGAAGCAGACAAACTTGTTAAAGTCACTAAAGAGTGTCTTGAATTAGCAGTTAAGATCGTAAAACCTGGAACATTTTTAGGAGATATAGGAGAAGTAATTCAAAAGCATGCAGAAAGTAATGGATACTCAGTAGTAAGAGAATTCTGTGGACATGGAGTTGGACTTACTATGCATGAAGATCCAATAGTTCTTCATTATGGAAGAAGAAGAACAGGTATGATTTTAGTACCAGGAATGGTATTTACAATAGAACCTATGATAAATCAGGGAGGACACGAAATATTCATCGACAAGCGTGATGGATGGGTAGTGCGTACTGTTGATGGTTCACTTTCAGCACAATGGGAACATACACTTCTTGTAACTGAAGACGGAGTAGAAATAATTTCAAAATAG
- a CDS encoding class I SAM-dependent methyltransferase, which yields MTEELEKYYNKFCEDKRLTRRHGQVEYITSMKYIHEYIKGVQNPKILDVGAGTGRYSVALANEGYDVTALELVKHNLGVLKSKKSSVKAYQGNALDLSRFDDNTFDMTLVFGPMYHLYSEEDKIKVLNEAKRVTKSKGYILVAYCMNEYSILTYGFKQNNIARCIAEGKISKDFHCLSEIHDLYDYVRLEDIDKIDSAISGLKREKIISSDGPADYLRPMLHNMDEETFKLFIKYHLSTCERPELLGAGAHTLDILIKE from the coding sequence ATAACAGAGGAACTTGAAAAGTACTATAATAAATTCTGTGAAGATAAAAGACTTACAAGAAGGCATGGACAGGTTGAATATATAACTTCTATGAAATATATTCATGAATATATTAAGGGTGTACAAAACCCTAAAATTCTTGATGTTGGGGCAGGTACTGGGAGATATTCAGTAGCTCTTGCAAATGAGGGATATGATGTTACAGCATTAGAACTTGTAAAGCATAATCTTGGAGTTTTAAAATCAAAAAAAAGCAGTGTAAAGGCATATCAAGGGAACGCACTTGATTTATCAAGATTTGATGATAATACTTTTGATATGACATTAGTATTTGGTCCAATGTATCACTTATATTCAGAAGAAGACAAGATAAAAGTACTTAATGAGGCAAAGCGTGTTACGAAAAGTAAAGGATATATTCTTGTTGCATACTGTATGAATGAATATAGTATACTTACTTATGGGTTCAAACAAAATAATATAGCAAGATGTATTGCCGAAGGGAAAATTTCAAAGGATTTTCACTGCCTATCAGAAATTCACGATTTATATGATTATGTAAGGCTTGAAGATATTGATAAAATTGATAGTGCGATTTCAGGACTTAAAAGGGAAAAAATAATTTCATCTGATGGTCCTGCTGATTATTTAAGACCAATGCTTCATAATATGGATGAAGAAACATTTAAGCTTTTTATAAAATATCATTTATCAACATGTGAAAGACCTGAACTTTTGGGGGCGGGAGCACATACTTTAGATATATTAATTAAAGAATAA
- a CDS encoding DEAD/DEAH box helicase produces MNLKIVIKNILKDKFSISYKKGKKHLLNENVKSVEVKETDGFTNIYGRVYDKSKSYFTQIRINEATQQIDFICNCELSEEAKRYSGNFICEHIIATLLKLTEGEDYTLNKNENIKVELRLEEKFNSPYKFDAILFLIGNERTKIASPMALKKYIENYKGDFLKKNENLLRILENTNFKIKDEDIRNILMECTYIDFAMKINSEYISKIKNENIPLNFTIKLEDERIKLQTFKTKIEALNTEKSVFLYNRCIYLPSIKQYKLYTPFYDVLHERHYCYIKKSSAQKVIKALRRIGKLKINDDVIDMVSEEYKFNLYFKKDNEKLYCEFNIPKEKASLKKSAKVKKIEEILFLNSFTKKDDLYYFVGEDESLIELIKSNISNLCDIKTSKDIGEIKVLDADDIIAKLEDEEDKLKFDLNISNIENDEWNSALDSFSEGKEFYRFNNYNFLDFNDENIRKFMNFLKIINYKGDKISLPLGYEDLVDEAIKNVDYIDVINKDDKKNRIFKTTIKDFKGSLRNYQKEGLKWLQNKKVKGLFGILADDMGLGKTIQIISFILKNRKEKTMIVTPSSLVYNWIAEFKKFAPTLKIACVHGSKDKRMKMIKSLSSYNVIITSYGTLNMDIDFYKDCIFDNLIIDEAQFIKNHKSKVTKSVKNIKSKVRFALTGTPIENNYLEIWSIFDFLKEGYLFSEKEFKTRFLNGDENQIKYLKIMIKPFILRRTKSQVLKELPDKIERTFYVEMTKEQKRYYKLSLKKIIKESEGMTNQISILSFLTKLRQIALDPSIIDDTYKGGSSKINKVLEIIDMCKKSNKKVLIFSQFTTVLKKLKEKLDKDNKSYFYLDGSTKASERVNLCERFNNTNDADIFLISLKAGGTGLNLTSAQVVIHFDPWWNPAVENQATDRAYRIGQKNDVEVIKIISKDTIEEKILKLKEEKSSMFNNLLDNDTDYCMSNTKLTKNEIKYLLSQDV; encoded by the coding sequence GTGAATCTTAAAATAGTAATAAAGAATATTTTAAAAGACAAATTTAGTATAAGCTACAAAAAGGGGAAAAAACATCTTCTAAATGAAAATGTTAAGTCTGTAGAGGTAAAAGAAACAGACGGTTTTACTAATATATATGGAAGAGTTTATGATAAATCAAAATCATATTTTACTCAAATAAGAATAAATGAAGCTACTCAACAAATTGATTTTATATGTAATTGTGAGCTATCTGAAGAGGCAAAAAGATATTCTGGAAATTTTATATGTGAACATATAATTGCCACTTTATTAAAGCTAACAGAGGGTGAAGATTATACTTTAAATAAAAACGAAAATATAAAAGTGGAACTTAGGCTTGAAGAAAAGTTTAATTCTCCATATAAATTTGATGCTATTTTGTTTTTAATAGGAAATGAGAGAACTAAAATAGCAAGTCCTATGGCTCTTAAAAAATATATAGAAAATTATAAAGGTGATTTTCTAAAAAAGAATGAAAATCTTTTAAGAATACTTGAAAATACTAATTTTAAAATTAAAGATGAAGATATTAGAAATATATTGATGGAATGTACTTATATAGATTTTGCTATGAAGATAAATTCTGAATATATTTCTAAGATAAAAAATGAAAATATTCCTCTTAATTTTACTATTAAACTGGAAGATGAACGGATAAAGTTACAGACCTTTAAGACAAAAATTGAAGCGTTAAACACTGAAAAATCAGTATTTTTATATAATCGATGTATTTACCTGCCTTCTATAAAGCAATATAAATTATATACCCCATTTTATGATGTCCTTCATGAAAGACACTACTGCTACATAAAGAAAAGTTCAGCTCAAAAGGTAATAAAAGCTTTAAGAAGAATCGGAAAACTTAAGATAAATGATGATGTGATTGATATGGTGTCAGAAGAGTATAAATTTAATCTATATTTTAAAAAAGATAATGAAAAATTATACTGTGAATTTAATATTCCTAAGGAAAAAGCATCTTTGAAAAAATCAGCAAAAGTAAAAAAAATAGAGGAAATTTTATTCTTAAATAGTTTTACTAAAAAAGATGATTTATATTATTTTGTAGGTGAAGATGAAAGTCTGATAGAGCTTATAAAAAGTAACATATCGAACTTATGTGATATTAAAACATCCAAAGATATTGGTGAAATAAAAGTGCTGGATGCTGATGATATTATAGCTAAACTGGAAGATGAAGAAGATAAATTAAAGTTTGATTTAAATATTTCTAACATAGAAAATGATGAATGGAATTCTGCACTTGATAGTTTTTCAGAGGGAAAAGAATTTTATAGATTTAACAATTATAATTTCCTTGATTTTAATGATGAAAATATAAGGAAATTTATGAACTTCTTAAAAATAATTAATTATAAAGGAGATAAAATAAGTCTACCTTTAGGATATGAAGATTTGGTTGATGAAGCTATTAAAAATGTAGATTATATAGATGTTATAAATAAAGATGATAAGAAAAATAGAATTTTTAAAACAACGATAAAAGATTTTAAAGGCAGCTTAAGAAATTATCAGAAAGAAGGCTTAAAATGGCTTCAGAATAAAAAAGTAAAAGGACTTTTTGGTATACTTGCTGATGATATGGGCCTTGGGAAAACCATTCAGATAATAAGCTTTATTTTAAAAAATAGAAAAGAAAAAACTATGATAGTTACACCATCATCACTTGTTTATAATTGGATAGCTGAATTTAAAAAATTTGCACCTACTTTAAAAATAGCATGTGTTCATGGAAGTAAAGATAAACGTATGAAAATGATAAAAAGTTTATCTTCATATAATGTGATAATAACTTCTTATGGAACTCTTAATATGGATATAGATTTTTATAAAGACTGCATCTTTGATAATCTTATTATAGATGAAGCACAATTTATAAAAAATCATAAATCGAAAGTTACAAAGAGCGTAAAAAATATTAAAAGCAAAGTAAGATTTGCACTAACTGGAACGCCGATAGAAAATAATTATTTAGAGATATGGAGTATATTTGATTTTTTAAAGGAAGGATATTTATTTTCAGAAAAGGAATTTAAAACAAGGTTTTTAAATGGAGATGAAAATCAGATTAAATATCTAAAAATCATGATAAAACCATTTATTTTAAGAAGAACTAAATCTCAGGTTTTAAAAGAACTACCTGATAAAATTGAAAGAACATTTTATGTTGAAATGACAAAAGAGCAGAAAAGATACTATAAGTTAAGTTTAAAAAAAATCATAAAAGAATCTGAAGGAATGACAAATCAGATATCCATATTATCATTTTTGACAAAGCTTAGGCAGATTGCGTTAGACCCATCAATTATTGATGATACATATAAAGGCGGAAGTAGTAAAATTAATAAAGTTTTAGAGATTATAGATATGTGTAAGAAAAGCAATAAGAAGGTGCTTATTTTTTCACAGTTTACAACTGTTTTAAAAAAACTTAAAGAAAAACTCGACAAAGATAATAAATCATATTTCTATTTAGATGGTTCAACAAAAGCTTCTGAAAGAGTGAATTTATGTGAAAGATTTAATAACACTAATGATGCAGATATATTTTTAATATCGCTAAAGGCAGGAGGAACAGGACTTAATTTAACATCAGCACAGGTTGTTATTCATTTTGATCCGTGGTGGAATCCTGCAGTAGAAAATCAAGCAACAGATAGAGCGTATAGAATAGGACAGAAAAATGATGTAGAGGTAATAAAGATAATATCAAAAGATACAATAGAAGAAAAAATATTAAAGCTAAAAGAAGAAAAAAGCAGTATGTTTAATAATCTTTTAGATAATGATACTGATTATTGCATGAGTAATACTAAGCTTACAAAAAATGAAATAAAATATCTTTTATCGCAAGATGTATAA
- a CDS encoding cytidylate kinase-like family protein yields the protein MQNYVITIARGFGSGGKYIGTRLSDELNIPCYDREIITMASDKSGIDESMFVETDERLRGKYIANFLRRLPRALVIEPQEKKFISDNNLFKIQAEIIKSLAKTESCIIIGKCADQILIDYPNVLKVYIKAPYETCTESIKNKMHVSTERAKEIVRSTDKYRSQYYNYYSGGLDWTEPLNYDVVLNSDKLGREQCVETIKEIIKIKFGDK from the coding sequence ATGCAGAATTATGTAATTACAATTGCTAGAGGATTTGGAAGTGGTGGTAAATATATTGGGACAAGACTATCAGATGAATTAAATATTCCGTGCTATGATAGAGAAATTATTACAATGGCGTCTGACAAGAGTGGAATAGATGAAAGTATGTTTGTTGAAACTGATGAGAGGTTAAGGGGAAAATATATTGCAAATTTTTTAAGAAGATTGCCACGAGCCCTTGTTATTGAACCACAAGAGAAAAAATTTATATCTGATAACAATCTTTTTAAAATTCAGGCAGAAATAATTAAAAGTCTTGCTAAAACTGAAAGCTGTATTATTATTGGTAAATGTGCAGATCAAATTTTAATAGATTACCCAAACGTTCTTAAAGTTTATATTAAAGCACCATATGAGACATGCACAGAATCTATTAAGAATAAAATGCATGTATCTACAGAACGAGCAAAGGAAATTGTACGTAGCACAGATAAATATCGTTCTCAATATTATAATTATTATTCAGGAGGACTAGATTGGACTGAACCTTTAAATTATGATGTGGTATTAAATAGTGATAAATTAGGAAGAGAACAGTGTGTAGAGACAATTAAAGAAATAATAAAAATAAAATTTGGCGATAAATAG